The following are from one region of the Haloactinomyces albus genome:
- a CDS encoding ABC transporter permease produces MSTTTVERPSGTPPTPAAAAPEHIGPIRTLKHGLTLAGRSILKIRKSPEGLLDVTLQPILFLFMFVYIFGGAISGDTGAYLQRTLPGVMAMNMVFGSLGTGMQLNNDITKGVFDRFRSLPVARSAPLIGAVLGDVVRYLVSIVVLLVVATLMGFRIQTGPVSTVLAIVLVMAFALCMCWISVLLGMLVKSQQALPGVAMAFMFPLTMGSNVFVPTETMPGWLQTWVGINPVSELADTARGLMIGGPVAGSLMTTLIWMVAIVAVFFPLALWAYRRRV; encoded by the coding sequence ATGAGCACCACGACAGTCGAGCGCCCCTCGGGCACACCGCCGACTCCGGCGGCGGCCGCGCCGGAGCACATCGGGCCGATACGCACACTCAAGCACGGGTTGACACTGGCCGGACGCAGCATCCTCAAGATCCGCAAGTCACCGGAAGGGCTGCTCGACGTCACCCTGCAGCCCATCCTGTTCCTGTTCATGTTCGTCTACATCTTCGGTGGGGCCATCTCCGGGGACACCGGGGCCTACCTGCAGCGCACACTGCCCGGAGTGATGGCGATGAACATGGTCTTCGGAAGCCTCGGCACCGGAATGCAGCTCAACAACGACATCACCAAGGGCGTGTTCGACCGGTTCCGCAGCCTGCCGGTGGCCCGGTCGGCACCGCTGATCGGGGCCGTGCTCGGTGACGTCGTCCGCTATCTCGTCTCGATCGTGGTCCTGCTGGTCGTCGCCACGCTCATGGGTTTCCGGATCCAAACCGGGCCGGTCTCCACCGTGCTGGCGATCGTGCTCGTGATGGCCTTCGCGCTGTGCATGTGCTGGATCTCGGTGCTGCTCGGCATGTTGGTCAAAAGCCAGCAGGCGCTGCCGGGCGTGGCGATGGCGTTCATGTTCCCGCTGACCATGGGCAGTAATGTGTTCGTCCCGACCGAGACCATGCCCGGTTGGCTGCAGACCTGGGTCGGTATCAACCCCGTGTCCGAACTCGCCGACACCGCACGCGGGCTGATGATCGGCGGTCCGGTGGCCGGATCACTGATGACGACGCTGATCTGGATGGTGGCGATCGTGGCGGTATTCTTCCCGCTGGCCCTGTGGGCCTATCGTCGTCGAGTCTGA
- a CDS encoding SLC13 family permease, which yields MDESRRDDDAEDRSGNSPQGTPEERTGTRRLATPESGEVEEHARVSRRAWIGRFLGPVLAVVVYFLLPGGEGGVGDAARGVAAVGALMAVWWVTEALPLAATALLPIALFPLLGATDIEGATAPYANDIVFLFMGGFMLALAMQRWGLHRRIALRTVLAVGTKPVRVVGGFMLATGFLSMWVSNTATTVVMLPIGLSVLTLVFERVRGSEQAAEEEHVTDAVEKVSDPGVANFATCLMLAIAYAASIGSLATLIGTPPNLFMAGFLSETYGIEIGFGQWMLFGLPLAVVLMVIAWVLLTKVVYPTTMTDIPGGRELFRGELAKLGPMSRGERVVGIVFICTAVAWIAREPLSNLVPALANLSDAGIAIIAALVLFAIPLDARSGVFTLDWTSAAKLPWGVLLLFGGGLSLASAIGETGLDAFIGRQVGALGGVPSLVLVLVAVIAVIFLTEMTSNTATAATFLPILAGVAIGLDVDVLLLVVPAAVAATCAFMLPVATPPNAIVFGSGHVTIPQMVKAGWWLNLTAVVLIPLAVYTLGAWALGIALS from the coding sequence ATGGACGAGAGTCGCAGGGACGACGACGCCGAGGACAGGAGCGGGAACTCCCCGCAGGGCACACCGGAGGAGCGCACCGGTACCCGTCGCCTCGCCACTCCCGAGAGCGGCGAGGTCGAAGAGCACGCACGCGTATCGCGGCGGGCGTGGATCGGCCGCTTCCTCGGGCCGGTGCTCGCCGTCGTGGTGTACTTCCTGCTGCCCGGAGGCGAAGGCGGGGTCGGTGACGCGGCTCGTGGGGTGGCCGCTGTGGGGGCGCTGATGGCGGTCTGGTGGGTGACCGAGGCGCTGCCGCTGGCTGCCACCGCCTTGCTGCCGATCGCGCTGTTCCCCCTGCTGGGGGCCACCGACATCGAGGGAGCAACCGCTCCCTACGCCAACGACATCGTCTTCCTGTTCATGGGCGGGTTCATGCTCGCGTTGGCGATGCAGCGCTGGGGTCTGCACCGCAGGATCGCCCTGCGCACCGTGCTGGCCGTTGGCACCAAACCGGTCCGCGTGGTCGGTGGCTTCATGCTGGCCACCGGGTTCCTGTCCATGTGGGTGAGCAACACCGCCACCACCGTGGTGATGCTGCCGATCGGCCTGTCGGTGCTGACCCTGGTCTTCGAACGCGTGCGCGGCAGTGAACAGGCCGCCGAGGAGGAGCACGTCACCGACGCCGTGGAGAAGGTCTCCGACCCCGGCGTGGCGAACTTCGCCACGTGCCTGATGCTGGCGATCGCCTACGCGGCGAGCATCGGTTCGCTGGCCACTTTGATCGGGACGCCCCCCAACCTGTTCATGGCCGGATTCCTGTCCGAGACCTACGGCATCGAGATCGGCTTCGGACAGTGGATGCTGTTCGGCCTGCCGCTGGCGGTCGTGCTCATGGTGATCGCCTGGGTGCTGCTGACCAAGGTCGTCTACCCGACGACGATGACCGACATCCCCGGCGGCCGGGAGCTGTTTCGCGGTGAACTGGCCAAGCTGGGCCCGATGAGCAGGGGTGAGCGGGTCGTGGGGATCGTCTTCATCTGCACGGCAGTGGCGTGGATCGCGCGCGAACCGCTGTCGAACCTCGTGCCCGCGCTGGCGAACCTGTCCGACGCCGGGATCGCCATCATCGCCGCCCTGGTGCTGTTCGCGATCCCCCTCGACGCCCGGAGCGGCGTGTTCACGCTCGACTGGACCTCGGCGGCGAAGCTGCCGTGGGGCGTACTGCTGCTGTTCGGCGGTGGTCTGTCGCTGGCTTCGGCGATCGGCGAGACCGGACTGGACGCCTTCATCGGCAGGCAGGTGGGCGCACTGGGTGGTGTCCCCTCCCTGGTGTTGGTGCTGGTCGCCGTCATCGCGGTGATCTTCCTGACCGAGATGACCAGCAATACCGCCACGGCTGCGACCTTCCTGCCCATCCTGGCCGGGGTGGCGATCGGGCTCGATGTCGACGTGCTGCTGCTGGTGGTGCCCGCGGCCGTGGCGGCGACCTGTGCGTTCATGCTGCCGGTGGCCACCCCGCCGAACGCGATCGTGTTCGGCTCCGGGCACGTGACCATTCCACAGATGGTCAAGGCCGGGTGGTGGCTCAACCTCACGGCGGTCGTGCTGATCCCCCTGGCCGTCTACACCCTGGGTGCTTGGGCGTTGGGGATCGCCCTGAGCTGA